Proteins from a genomic interval of Colletotrichum higginsianum IMI 349063 chromosome 6, whole genome shotgun sequence:
- a CDS encoding Ferric reductase like transmembrane component — translation MAGGSGGGPSAFPKLFAQRSRMNHEAMIYYAIILGTLMGIFVAFHLTRLLSQKTRLAAKLSFLAMPFVFISRIVRRVSVRKVPFLPSTGHAALAFVYVAVNIILTLTYIDTSALPYITVIGARTGWLAIVNILFVVFLALKNTPLGYLTAWSYERLNVLHQIAGYVTMALIIVHGATYSSYFIQQGNLARLRVHEEIYGIVSGFTFLVVVFAGAIVRLWYYELSYILHVSGFAISMVLVGLHQPELSKKIVIITAAGAGLWLFDRGIRLARVVAYSFNNTASVHPLPDGGTRIILKKAPFGASSGEHCFLWIPKIRAFEMHPFTIAAMDPLEFVVNSYDGFTRDLHEYAVRHPGATLKASVEGSYGTFPNPAEYDKVVLVAGGSGASFTVGTALNILKRLTQNSTQSIVLVWMVKEHTRLEWFAHHLARIHESLRSSVLLYVTRVPDSSDSSLAPIVKKECSHSEATSSEASTPITPATEKFDVERGIPQQPTKVLTRVVSDPEKSGFESDTTATISPLRQIGTPVHINSIPINYGRADVGEIIRRTINEATPDQRVLVMGCGPESLMTQVRNTTASCIRTSGPAVELHCEQFGW, via the exons ATGGCTGGAGGTAGTGGTGGAGGCCCTTCGGCCTTCCCCAAACTATTTGCTCAACGCAGTCGCATGAACCATGAGGCCATGATATACTACGCTATCATTTTGGGCACTCTCATGGGCATCTTCGTTGCCTTCCACCTGACACGCCTCCTTTCCCAGAAGACTCGCCTTGCTGCAAAGCTCTCTTTCCTGGCAATGCCCTTCGTCTTTATCTCCCG AATCGTCCGTAGAGTTTCTGTTCGCAAGGTCCCTTTCCTGCCTTCCACGGGccatgccgccctcgccttTGTCTACGTTGCAGTCAACATCATCCTCACCCTAACATACATCGACACATCGGCCTTACCCTACATAACCGTCATTGGAGCTCGTACAGGATG GCTTGCCATCGTGAACATCCTCTTCGTGGTCTTCTTGGCCCTTAAGAACACTCCTCTCGGCTACCTGACAGCCTGGTCATACGAGCGTCTCAACGTCCTCCATCAAATTGCCGGCTATGTCACAATGGCCTTAATCATCGTACACGGTGCCACATATTCGTCGTACTTCATTCAGCAGGGGAACCTTGCACGCCTCCGCGTTCATGAGGAGATCTACGGCATCGTTTCCGGTTTCACCTtcctcgttgtcgtcttTGCCGGCGCAATTGTCCGACTGTGGTACTACGAGCTGTCCTACATCCTCCACGTGTCGGGCTTTGCCATCTCGATGGTGCTTGTCGGCCTCCACCAGCCTGAGCTGTCCAAGAAGATTGTAATCATTACGGCTGCCGGCGCTGGCCTTTGGCTATTTGACCGTGGTATTCGTCTCGCTCGCGTCGTTGCTTACAGTTTCAACAACACGGCCTCTGTTCACCCCCTCCCTGACGGTGGCACCCGTATCATCCTGAAAAAAGCCCCTTTTGGCGCGAGCTCTGGCGAGCATTGCTTCCTGTGGATCCCCAAGATCCGCGCCTTCGAGATGCACCccttcaccatcgccgccatggATCCCCTCGAGTTTGTCGTCAATTCATACGACGGCTTCACCCGCGATCTGCACGAGTACGCCGTCCGCCACCCGGGTGCGACCCTCAAAGCCTCGGTCGAAGGTTCCTACGGCACTTTCCCCAACCCGGCCGAGTACGACAAAGTTGTACTCGTCGCGGGAGGCAGCGGCGCCAGCTTCACGGTTGGCACAGCCCTCAACATTCTCAAGCGGCTCACGCAGAACTCCACCCAGagcatcgtcctcgtctggATGGTGAAGGAGCACA CCCGTTTAGAGTGGTTCGCTCATCACCTCGCGAGAATCCACGAATCTTTGAGATCGTCCGTTCTCCTTTATGTCACTCGCGTTCCTGACAGCTCTGACTCCTCTCTGGCTCCCATTGTCAAGAAAGAGTGCTCCCACTCGGAGGCCACCTCATCCGAGGCATCCACACCCATAACGCCGGCCACAGAAAAGTTTGATGTTGAGAGAGGCATCCCCCAGCAACCCACCAAGGTTCTTACCCGCGTCGTCTCTGACCCTGAAAAGTCTGGCTTCGAGTCCGATACTACAGCCACCATCTCCCCTCTCCGACAGATTGGGACTCCTGTACATATCAACTCCATCCCGATCAACTACGGTCGAGCCGACGTTGGGGAAATCATTCGCCGTACCATCAACGAGGCTACCCCTGACCAGCGCGTTCTCGTCATGGGCTGTGGTCCCGAGAGCCTGATGACCCAGGTCCGGAACACCACAGCCTCTTGCATCCGCACCTCAGGTCCCGCGGTTGAGTTGCACTGCGAGCAGTTTGGCTGGTAA